Below is a genomic region from Xiphophorus couchianus chromosome 9, X_couchianus-1.0, whole genome shotgun sequence.
CAATAATGCTATGGTGCATACTGAGAATTTTCCAATTACATGTGTGTCATGTTGAGTCAAGTGATTTGATGTGGGCGTCCACCCACTGTTTATAGAAACGTATGTCGGAAAGAAGCAATTTGAAAGCCTTCAGCCTTGACTCAAACATTCCCATTATTTTGATGTCAAGATGTGCTCGCTATTATTTCTCAGATTTATGACAGCTTTTCCACCTACTTGGTTTCAGCCATGCCCTCTCCCTAATGTGTAATTATTCACATTTGAAAGGAATTTTCCAAACAATCTCAAGCAGCAAACTGAGTAAAAGgtttcactgaaaaacacaatgagCTCAAAAGATTAAGACAACTTAGTTTTCAATCTTTATTGAATCTCATCCTTTCAACTCGCTGATCTCTGCTTCTTCCAGAGTCCAGAATAAGAATCAGTTCTTCCAGCGCCCTCCAGTGGCGGCCAGTGGTTGCGCTTTAACGCAGAGAGCGTGTTTTGCTCCCATGTGGTCCAGAgaatgttgtttctgtttggaaGTCAGTGACTGGGCAAAAAGCACGGTATTCTTTCAGTCAGTCTATCTGGgcaagtaaatatttatatatcttgtatatataaatatacaaaatatacatGTCGAGTCatatatatatctgtatatacagtacagaccaaaagtttggacacacctgtgtctccaaacttttggtctgcactgtatatatatatctatctatatatatatatatatatagatagatatatatatgcTCCAGAAATGATAGGTTTTGTGATCTTTTGTCAGACATACaaccataaaaatatatttatcttaCCAATCTTCCCCcataataattagtttttttttattctaatgaaAGTCTGTGATCAGCCccaaaatcaaaacattaaatgttaaatcacATGTAATCTGAGCTTTCAAATAGAATCAGTTGGTCAACGGATTTACGACTGAGAACAAAGTTCAACTGAGTAAAAATGGTCAGAAATGCATAGACAGGAAAAGCAAGAGTAGGAAGAAACAGATTGGAAAATACAGTACAGTTACATATAGTTTCAAACGATCTGGTCcgagtcattaaaaaacaaaaagaatgcaCAGACAGAAACTGTTTCAGAAAGTGAGGTAAGATCCATGGTCTCTTAACTCATTATCTACCAAATGACTCCCACAGTTACAGCAAGGGGCGCTGCCTTTGCAGGTAAAACCTTTCGCAGAGggtaaaataaaccttttaagaccttttaagGTTTGACAGCTCCCTCTGTGTGAATGTCCCATCTCCTCTCCCTACACTGCGGTAAGCCCACAGTTAAAGAGCAAATATGTGTCTAACGACTGTCAGAGCTCATCCTTCTCCATCTGCTTGAAAGCCTCCAAGTCTTCCCGCCAATCAGCCAGCAGCTCATCCACTGACTGGCTGCTGGAGTCCGTGTCGCCTCCAGGCTCTTCCATCTTCTCAGAGTCTCTCTCCTCTTTAGGCTGAGCCGTTTCCGCCTGTGGATCTACggctttttcctcctcttcttttatGACTTCCACTGCAGGACTTACCTCCTCCTGAGCAGGAGAAACTTCCTCAGGAGCCGATTGATCCAACTCCTCTGTGCTCATTTGCGACTGGCTAACAGGTTCAAATGAAGTGGGAGTTGTTGCCTCGGTTTGAcagtcctcctcctcttcttgcACACCCACACCTAGGGAGGAAGCACGGATGTGAGCTGAGGcgttttgcataaaaatgagTACAACTAACatctaatttttctttttctgccagtAATGCACACACGCTTCCATTCCAGGTCAAAAATAGAACAGTTTTTATAAAGAGGCTGTCAACTCGAACAGCATGGTGCTGATCGTGAGTCATGTTTCCTGCAGGATATAGCCTTCCTCACATAGCTGTGTAGCCAAACTGAGAGCCAGCTGAGAAATGGGTGGGGGAAGCACTGTGAATTCTTAACTAaagctggcaggagtgtttgTCCTGATTCTAAAAATACAGCTGATTGTAACTGAGTTTAAGAAgcagttttcacttttaaagaaataacacTCAGTACGACAGCAACAACTACAGCTTCAGACTATGGTCAGGGCGCAGACGGATACACACAGGAATCACTGACGCTGGTTTCCAAATCCTACACAGatttcatttcacatttttattacactCAAACATCCAGGCAACCCTTTTGTTGACGAAGGGAGGAACGAAGGGAGGAAGAATGGACGCATAGGTAAAagaaatgaatggatggacagataTATGGATGAATACTCCTGTTTTCAGATTATGATCATGACTGATCTGGGTTTGTTCAGCCAGTTTCATATTAATTATAAACACCTGAAACTGAGACGTGAGTTTATATGGATATATGGATGCAAACTTTCCAGTTTAACTTGAAGAGAAGAGGAACAGACAAAGAAAGTGGGAAAAGAAGAGATTACTTACTGCCCTCAATCAGGCTCCCAGGAAGAGGTTTACCTTTGAATATGGCTGCTGCTCATCAATAGGAGTGAAGGCAGCAAGTAAGAAACGGAAAacaagtagaaggaaaaaaaaggtaagGTTACaagacagaggaaaaaaataatcagaaaaagacTTGGATATGAGGTGATGAATCTGCTCCACCATGTCTCATTATAACCGAAGGTGGTGGGTGCCTTTGAATAAATTCCTAAATCATTTACAccccatgttttgttttacacagcTAAACACATAATGATGCTCGGCTGATGGGGAGAGTGGAGCACAGTGGTGTGATCAGACTTGTAATGAGCGATATGTGAAGTTTGGGGCTCAAGAAAAGGAATAATGTCACACCTCTGTCTCTGGCTTTGTCGCTCAGCAACACCTCCACCTCTCTGTACTCCTTCAGTGCCTCTAGCAGGATGTTCCCCTCCTtatgaaacaggaagaggaggggCAGCGTGATGTCGTCCGTGCTGCGGCCGTCTCCGGCCATCTGGAACAGAGGTGCTGTGTCGCTGCTGCTGCCCTCGTTGTCatctaaaagcaaaaacacaagttaGTGAGGCACAGCTTTACCAAACtatatgctttttttattttactgcacttACTATAGCACtcttttatccatccatccatccatcttcctccgcttatcccttaccctaaccctaaccttaatttaattccttttattaaaaaggaaatatataACCCTTAttgaaaatgtcataaatatacAAGGAAGTTTAATAAAGCCCTGTTGTTCCCACAAAGCTCTGTTTAAACGCTAAGCCATCATGTCGGGTGCAGCGGCCTACCAGACTGGATGTCTTCAAAGCTAATCCAGTTATTGCTCACTAATCTAGTCACAGAGTAGTTAGCATCTGTCTCGGGCAGCTTGCTGTCCGCACTGACCGATGACTATGCCTCCGATGGCGCCGGCCCTCTGGATGTTCCGGGCCTTCTCTGCAAACATGCACTGACCGCGCTGCAGCAAGGCGATGTGGCCCTGGACGTACTCGGCGTTGGTGATCTCGCTGCAGCCGCTGTACGGCTCGGCCACAGTAACGAAGCCTCGTACCTGCGCGAAACACAAAAAGAGCCAAGATAAAGCATGCAATGTCAAAGAAAGTACAAATATATCTCTAAGTGTTACATattttgcaaaagcaaaaccacaaacttcatgtCATGTACGAGAATTTTATGATATGGAGTAATAATtgaagtgtggtgtgcattatATTGTCGTAGCATTGTATTTTCTTGTACTTGTAtcattttcccttcattttaaagttaatgCACTAATTTGTGTTGATCCTTaccttaaagtaaaaaaaaacatatctatctatctagttATCTATCCGtccctccttttctttctctctctatatataaatatataaatacatataaaagtaattgattattttatagactattctgacaattaattgatatattgcatttaaaaaattgccACGTTCTGCAAAAAGAATTAAGCCTTTTTATTCAGTGATAGAAATATATTAGATACAGTTAAACAAATAGTTcatctcattttttaaataaaacaataaacattttgttgcttaaAATATATGAATTGGTTGATGCTTAGTTGCTTATGGTACAGTACATTGACTTCTGTGTGAAGGGGTAGAGACTATGTAAgaattatttttcatcaaactACTACAactacagttttggcttaattactgctcagaatgttgtttttattttttttcaactaatagaaaataacacaaaaataaaactaaaaacagggaaacatttatttacacctTTGGCAGACAGAAAAACTTACCCCTGTGGTACTTTTGGAGAGGTCGGTGCCAAACTGCGCCGGACCCGCGGTCAGCACCACTCTACCAAAGAACGGATGGGAGACGATCTGGATGGCTCTGGGAGGCAGCTGCTCCTTCTGCTGCTGGCTCGACAGCTCCATCATCTCCTGCATGAAACGCACCCCGTCCTCTGCTGCTACTGCGCTCACAGCCTAAGTATAGGTGCGACCGAGTGGGAGAGGAGACAGCCGTTGTTAAAGGATTAAGCCGGGAAGACGCCAAAAATAACAGAGGTGTGATACATTTCTATCTGCCAGGAATAAACGGATAAACTGTATGCTAGTTTTAATGGGAATCAGCTATCTGCTGTGTCTTCGTGCTGCAGTGTTAACCTGTGTAGCATGCTGGACCAGCTGCACCCTGCCGTCTTTCAGGTGGATGAGACTGACTCCCATCCGTCGAAGCAGCTCCAGATGTTCAGGGTTGTTCGCCATAAAGTCCTGAGCTCTCAGGGGAGGACGGCCCATTCCAGGTTCCCTAAAAGGGAGTAAAggataattaataaaatgcatatttactTGTATATTACGAGGCCTGACACAACAACAAGCactgctggacaataaattgtcccagaaattgtTGCAATAAACGattgtattgtttattattatattttcaactaatataataataatgcaagcatACCCACTTAAAGATAAGAACAAAGCATTCATTTCTAACGAACATTTTACACTGGAACTAGAAGAtcttttaaatatccaaacacaaacaaagaaaacaaccaaagcgATAACAATGAAAGTGGATTATATAGTCTCTGTAATCAAAATTGTATTTCAAAAAACAATCATTCAGCTTAGAtgggaaaaaacaggaaaaggtgGCAGATAGCGCAAACTAACCACATCGTACTGGATGCCCAATATTAGTAGTGTATCTGAAAATGCCGGCTTTTCAACAGTATTAAAGTGGGACATCTCTTAAACGACTGCTGtccaattttcatttttaatttgcgattaatttatttattgcttattgtgacaggcttttATGGGAAACATTAATGCTATTATAACCGGAGCAGAAAAAGAGCGATGCAGCTGATGCAGTAACCCAATATGCGCAGGGCCAGGAGCCGGTTCAACCTGTACGTTTGCATACCTGTACGGGGCAGGACGGGGACAGCTCTTGTCGACGGCACTTCGAATCGGTTCTCTCAGGCTGCGAGGAAAGGCGGGGTCGGGAAACAGGAGCCGGGTGTTGGGACACGTCCAGTCAAAGTTGGAGTCATCCAGCTCCTCATCAGACTGAAATGTCGACAAAGGTTTTGCCATTACTGGTAGTGCCACAATGCTTCCGTCAAAGTTTCTGTGATTTTACATATCCTTTAGGTTACCGTTTTGTTTGAGGGAATGGATGAGGTGTTAGGGGCTgtagagagagacagaggcaGTAAGTGAGCCTCAGTTGTGAAGACGTAGTCTTCCACATCAAAGGGAATGTCTTCTGCCTCAGCAAACAGCAGGAAGAGGTATTTAAACATCTCGGCAAGGAAAAACGAGTCCATTCTGAAAAGAAACGAACGGGATGTGAAGCATAAAGCAGGATTTAGTTCCTAGAACTACAATTTGCTTGCAGCACAATAACCACAATTTGATATCATAAATACCCCTTGATAAGTATAGTCATACATATAAAAGTTATATCTAAATATTGTAACCACTTCTATTCagtttattgtcattgcaaaaaaaaaagttaatctgTTTGGACTTACCGGTCTTCGTGGCTCCCAGTGCGCACATCCTTCATAGCAGCGAAACCGCAAGGAACCCGAGCAAAGCGGTTGAGGTTGTCCAGGATGGTGCGTCCTGCCTCCAGGTAGTAAGGGTCTCCTGTGGCCTGGTGGAAATGGGAAGAAACAAGTTGGAAAAAGTCAGTATATCAGGTGTGGAAGCTGCACCAGTTGAGCAGTCTTaggaaaaattatttctttgctgCTTGAGGTGGAGAAAATCACAAAAGTGATGCACGGTAATAGATATTTCCCTCTAGTGCAAGGGAAGcgaaaacacagcattaaggcAGTCGTTTGGTAAACCACCTTGTAAAGGAAGTAGGTGCTCTCGGCGAATTCAGGCCTCAAGGGATGCTGAGCCCAGTGCACCCTGAAGTCAGTAGTGAAGGCCTGAGGACGGACAGAGGAGGGCGCAGCGGTCAGCACATTAAAGAGAATGAGACCAGTAGATGAAACTGCAACATACACTCATAAAGTTGGATGGTCACGTCTCAATAGACCTGCAGTTCAGTCGTATTCTTTGCATTTTAGCTTGATGAATTAAACAGATCTCTGTTAGATATTGAAAGCTTGGGATATTGCTTCATAACCTAACCTTACTTTAAACTTCCCCACATGGTTATCTCTGACCTGCAGTGATGGTAATAATGAGTTTCCTGTTTGCAATTCCATCTGTTTAGTGTCCCTTTTTTGAATCATATATACAACTTCatgataaacattaaaatagatATCCCAACATTTCATTAAGAGGGGTTTATTTACATCAATTTAGCATATAGAGGAATATGCTCAGAGAAACATGGCAGTCATAGCATCATACTGTGAGGACTCTTTTACAAActgattattttcacatttgtctttttaaaaatgttgtgagGACAATGAATCGTTTCTTTCCCCTTCACAATTTTGTACATCCTAAAAGAAATACACAGAGGTTTATGGGTATTATATGATGAAATGTGACTGAAGGTTAGTGTCTGCAAGACACTGTTCCTTGCCTGCTCACATATCCAGCGGATAATCAGCAGAGGTTTATTTTAGAGTTGGGTTTCTG
It encodes:
- the edem3 gene encoding ER degradation-enhancing alpha-mannosidase-like protein 3 isoform X2, which produces MPPVLCLLMLFGALWSYGEAMSREEKQKFRNQVVEMFDHAYQNYMDHAYPADELMPLTCRGRVRGLEPSRGDVDDALGKFSLTLIDTLDTLVLLNKTTEFEAAVRRVLSDVRLDNDIVVSVFETNIRVLGGLLGGHSMAMMLKDGGQHMQWYQDELLHMAKDLGLRLLPAFNTSSGLPYPRINLKHGVRGPETRTGTETDTCTACAGTMILEFAALSRFTGDPVFEDHARRALDFLWEKRQRNSNLVGTTINIHSGEWVRRDSGVGAGIDSYYEYLLKAYILLGDDLFLQRFNIHYASIMKYISQPPLLLDVHIHKPLLPARTWMDSLLAFFPGLQVLKGDIRPAIETHEMLYQVTKKHNFLPEAFTTDFRVHWAQHPLRPEFAESTYFLYKATGDPYYLEAGRTILDNLNRFARVPCGFAAMKDVRTGSHEDRMDSFFLAEMFKYLFLLFAEAEDIPFDVEDYVFTTEAHLLPLSLSTAPNTSSIPSNKTSDEELDDSNFDWTCPNTRLLFPDPAFPRSLREPIRSAVDKSCPRPAPYREPGMGRPPLRAQDFMANNPEHLELLRRMGVSLIHLKDGRVQLVQHATQAVSAVAAEDGVRFMQEMMELSSQQQKEQLPPRAIQIVSHPFFGRVVLTAGPAQFGTDLSKSTTGVRGFVTVAEPYSGCSEITNAEYVQGHIALLQRGQCMFAEKARNIQRAGAIGGIVIDDNEGSSSDTAPLFQMAGDGRSTDDITLPLLFLFHKEGNILLEALKEYREVEVLLSDKARDRGVGVQEEEEDCQTEATTPTSFEPVSQSQMSTEELDQSAPEEVSPAQEEVSPAVEVIKEEEEKAVDPQAETAQPKEERDSEKMEEPGGDTDSSSQSVDELLADWREDLEAFKQMEKDEL
- the edem3 gene encoding ER degradation-enhancing alpha-mannosidase-like protein 3 isoform X1 gives rise to the protein MPPVLCLLMLFGALWSYGEAMSREEKQKFRNQVVEMFDHAYQNYMDHAYPADELMPLTCRGRVRGLEPSRGDVDDALGKFSLTLIDTLDTLVLLNKTTEFEAAVRRVLSDVRLDNDIVVSVFETNIRVLGGLLGGHSMAMMLKDGGQHMQWYQDELLHMAKDLGLRLLPAFNTSSGLPYPRINLKHGVRGPETRTGTETDTCTACAGTMILEFAALSRFTGDPVFEDHARRALDFLWEKRQRNSNLVGTTINIHSGEWVRRDSGVGAGIDSYYEYLLKAYILLGDDLFLQRFNIHYASIMKYISQPPLLLDVHIHKPLLPARTWMDSLLAFFPGLQVLKGDIRPAIETHEMLYQVTKKHNFLPEAFTTDFRVHWAQHPLRPEFAESTYFLYKATGDPYYLEAGRTILDNLNRFARVPCGFAAMKDVRTGSHEDRMDSFFLAEMFKYLFLLFAEAEDIPFDVEDYVFTTEAHLLPLSLSTAPNTSSIPSNKTSDEELDDSNFDWTCPNTRLLFPDPAFPRSLREPIRSAVDKSCPRPAPYREPGMGRPPLRAQDFMANNPEHLELLRRMGVSLIHLKDGRVQLVQHATQAVSAVAAEDGVRFMQEMMELSSQQQKEQLPPRAIQIVSHPFFGRVVLTAGPAQFGTDLSKSTTGVRGFVTVAEPYSGCSEITNAEYVQGHIALLQRGQCMFAEKARNIQRAGAIGGIVIDDNEGSSSDTAPLFQMAGDGRSTDDITLPLLFLFHKEGNILLEALKEYREVEVLLSDKARDRAAIFKGKPLPGSLIEGSVGVQEEEEDCQTEATTPTSFEPVSQSQMSTEELDQSAPEEVSPAQEEVSPAVEVIKEEEEKAVDPQAETAQPKEERDSEKMEEPGGDTDSSSQSVDELLADWREDLEAFKQMEKDEL